Proteins co-encoded in one Pocillopora verrucosa isolate sample1 chromosome 1, ASM3666991v2, whole genome shotgun sequence genomic window:
- the LOC131800128 gene encoding uncharacterized skeletal organic matrix protein 8-like isoform X1 — translation MEIPVKPKNILPFYRISNQIMSLVLLMIVVLATLPTSSGRTRILRQRRTRTSRKPVITSRPKIQEKDCTRIVDSVPKYRGRLLRSHQLCVRLNETQLMSKLRITGGGFNPRYMAINKTDSGRFQDLAVADELPVQPATPSEAQPDHRPRQIQQDLSDNDLSRILDEPEVGEEEVDRLRQKRMTSLGPGSTLRGCWGRGSTVDKTNLRRLCTECAATTRLPSKVFPPFINEVICDDSDHLCFPTIGRCVQRYIQFTFLRFTGDFERDDTLSQLLGINVYMEEWEDYEQDIRSCCECRIFSIFGRK, via the exons ATGGAGATACCTGTGAAACCGAAG AATATTCTTCCATTTTATCGCATTTCTAACCAGATAATGTCATTAGTCTTGCTCATGATTGTCGTCTTGGCTACGCTTCCGACTTCTAGTGGGAGGACTCGAATTTTGCGTCAACGCCGAACAAGAACATCACGTAAACCTGTCATAACATCAAGGcctaaaattcaagaaaaagattgCACTCGCATCGTCGATTCAGTTCCTAAATATCGTGGAAGGTTACTCCGGAGTCATCAACTATGCGTTCGCCTCAATGAAACCCAGTTAATGAGCAAACTTCGTATCACTGGCGGAGGTTTTAACCCACGATACATGGCCATAAATAAGACAGATTCTGGCAGATTTCAGGATCTAGCTGTTGCAGACGAGCTTCCTGTACAACCCGCTACGCCATCCGAGGCCCAACCTGATCATCGGCCACGCCAAATTCAGCAGGACCTCTCCGACAATGATTTGAGCCGCATTTTGGATGAGCCAGAAGTAGGTGAGGAGGAAGTAGACCGGTTGAGACAGAAACGGATGACTTCCTTGGGCCCAGGCTCCACCCTGCGCGGCTGTTGGGGTCGAGGCTCCACCGTGGATAAAACTAACTTACGACGCCTCTGTACGGAGTGTGCCGCAACCACTAGACTTCCATCAAAAGTGTTCCCACCCTTTATCAACGAAGTCATTTGTGACGATTCCGACCATTTGTGTTTTCCAACCATTGGAAGATGTGTGCAGCGTTACATACAGTTCACATTTCTTCGCTTTACTGGAGACTTCGAGAGAGATGATACTCTGAGCCAATTATTGGGAATTAATGTTTACATGGAGGAGTGGGAAGATTATGAACAAGATATCAGATCCTGTTGTGAATGCCGGATATTTTCAATATTCGGACGCAAATAA
- the LOC131800201 gene encoding uncharacterized protein: MMGFAKAFSTCMFLSMFIVQLPTAKGATVSRYDTIYNALRKNLDSKAPTQSQNESIAILKAHMALTRDTLDTEIRRSDLETTNTAPPTPAVAKLRSKRKRIFSLRSRQWNPFRLVTQQGRKHPTRPSNLLGSTNVHPCNTVQTSEMSYTVDGIRCRRWDTSELQNRMKCMGTYSPRYLASSFEEALRFKDLDSGDIFDLSKSYIWHHLNNAVIKRNSNIKPGETLISQCHERKTRTESGHLRICPTCAAITRQPAMPRRFPEYINELLCDPKMTSNYLQGIGGFCVQKSFTLDLLQFNGEWQLDPKRSVEAGLDVYTEKWTTYTQKIRRHCACELVDSSPIARML; encoded by the exons ATGATGGGATTTGCCAAG GCTTTTTCCACATGCATGTTCCTTTCAATGTTCATCGTTCAACTCCCGACGGCCAAGGGGGCAACAGTGTCACGTTATGACACAATCTACAATGCGCTTAGAAAGAATTTAGACTCTAAAGCACCGACACAGAGCCAAAACGAATCCATTGCAATTCTCAAAGCCCACATGGCTCTAACTAGAGATACTTTGGACACTGAAATAAGGCGATCAGACCTTGAAACCACAAACACGGCTCCCCCAACGCCTGCTGTGGCAAAGTTGAGAAGTAAACGAAAAAGGATCTTCAGTCTTCGTTCGCGTCAATGGAATCCTTTTAGACTTGTGACCCAACAGGGAAGGAAACACCCTACCAGGCCCTCAAACCTGCTTGGTTCAACGAATGTCCATCCTTGCAACACGGTACAGACCTCTGAGATGAGTTACACCGTTGATGGTATCAGGTGCCGTCGGTGGGATACAAGTGAGCTGCAAAATCGCATGAAGTGCATGGGAACCTACAGTCCTCGCTATTTAGCATCTTCCTTCGAAGAAGCGCTAAGGTTTAAAGATCTTGACTCAGGAGATATTTTCGACCTTTCTAAATCGTACATTTGGCATCATCTAAATAACGCAGTTATCAAAAGAAACTCCAACATCAAACCAGGAGAAACCCTAATCAGTCAGTGTCATGAGAGGAAAACGCGCACAGAATCCGGGCATTTAAGGATCTGCCCAACCTGTGCAGCCATTACACGTCAGCCGGCAATGCCGAGAAGATTTCCAGAGTATATCAATGAGCTGCTATGCGACCCAAAAATGACGTCCAATTACCTTCAGGGCATTGGTGGCTTCTGTGTGCAGAAATCATTTACACTTGATCTTTTGCAGTTTAATGGAGAGTGGCAACTGGATCCGAAACGGAGTGTTGAAGCTGGGCTCGATGTTTACACGGAAAAATGGACAACATATACTCAAAAAATACGACGCCATTGCGCATGCGAGCTAGTGGATTCAAGCCCGATTGCTCGTATGTTGTGA
- the LOC131800169 gene encoding uncharacterized skeletal organic matrix protein 8-like yields the protein MDLKVKLLVVLPVIFLFMEVVPSLGFRRYKKPFPTRLPNVITKEQCGKVWPKLPSKKSSRFLRGPVCTRPDDTVLFEKLKDIGGFNPRYVAINRTEAMKFPNLLADRNSVAVTRPPKLHTVKASVSNSSVGKKIGKREADNLPRAAGTILDQQCFDAGSIVEGSGLRRLCSECSAITQLPDDIFPRFINEIICEESSESCGSPLIGLCQQRNLEFRFLQFTGNFRRNFLLSLILNLDVFVEDTVEFDQDVRGCCECRTFRA from the exons ATGGATCTGAAAGTAAAG CTGTTAGTTGTCCTCcctgttattttccttttcatggaAGTCGTACCAAGTCTCGGATTCCGCCGATACAAGAAGCCCTTCCCTACACGACTACCAAATGTCATAACCAAAGAACAATGTGGGAAAGTGTGGCCTAAACTTCCATCGAAGAAATCTAGTCGCTTCCTGAGAGGCCCAGTGTGCACCCGACCTGATGACACCGTTCTGTTCGAAAAGCTGAAGGATATTGGTGGCTTTAACCCTCGATACGTGGCAATCAACCGGACAGAGGCCATGAAATTTCCAAATCTCCTCGCAGATAGGAACTCTGTGGCTGTTACCCGACCCCCAAAACTGCACACCGTAAAGGCTTCCGTCAGCAACTCCTCAGTTGGGAAGAAAATAGGAAAGAGAGAAGCAGACAATTTACCCAGGGCTGCAGGCACTATCCTGGATCAACAATGCTTTGATGCAGGTTCCATTGTTGAAGGAAGCGGCTTACGGCGTCTCTGCAGCGAATGCTCAGCCATCACGCAGCTACCAGATGATATCTTCCCTCGATTCATCAATGAGATTATCTGCGAAGAAAGCAGCGAGTCCTGTGGCTCTCCACTTATAGGCCTATGTCAGCAGAGGAATTTGGAATTTAGGTTTCTTCAATTCACAGGAAATTTTAGAAGAAACTTCCTGCTTAGTCTAATACTTAATTTGGATGTGTTTGTCGAAGATACAGTCGAGTTTGATCAAGATGTTAGAGGATGTTGCGAATGCCGCACATTCAGGgcatga
- the LOC131800128 gene encoding uncharacterized skeletal organic matrix protein 8-like isoform X2, whose amino-acid sequence MEIPVKPKIMSLVLLMIVVLATLPTSSGRTRILRQRRTRTSRKPVITSRPKIQEKDCTRIVDSVPKYRGRLLRSHQLCVRLNETQLMSKLRITGGGFNPRYMAINKTDSGRFQDLAVADELPVQPATPSEAQPDHRPRQIQQDLSDNDLSRILDEPEVGEEEVDRLRQKRMTSLGPGSTLRGCWGRGSTVDKTNLRRLCTECAATTRLPSKVFPPFINEVICDDSDHLCFPTIGRCVQRYIQFTFLRFTGDFERDDTLSQLLGINVYMEEWEDYEQDIRSCCECRIFSIFGRK is encoded by the exons ATGGAGATACCTGTGAAACCGAAG ATAATGTCATTAGTCTTGCTCATGATTGTCGTCTTGGCTACGCTTCCGACTTCTAGTGGGAGGACTCGAATTTTGCGTCAACGCCGAACAAGAACATCACGTAAACCTGTCATAACATCAAGGcctaaaattcaagaaaaagattgCACTCGCATCGTCGATTCAGTTCCTAAATATCGTGGAAGGTTACTCCGGAGTCATCAACTATGCGTTCGCCTCAATGAAACCCAGTTAATGAGCAAACTTCGTATCACTGGCGGAGGTTTTAACCCACGATACATGGCCATAAATAAGACAGATTCTGGCAGATTTCAGGATCTAGCTGTTGCAGACGAGCTTCCTGTACAACCCGCTACGCCATCCGAGGCCCAACCTGATCATCGGCCACGCCAAATTCAGCAGGACCTCTCCGACAATGATTTGAGCCGCATTTTGGATGAGCCAGAAGTAGGTGAGGAGGAAGTAGACCGGTTGAGACAGAAACGGATGACTTCCTTGGGCCCAGGCTCCACCCTGCGCGGCTGTTGGGGTCGAGGCTCCACCGTGGATAAAACTAACTTACGACGCCTCTGTACGGAGTGTGCCGCAACCACTAGACTTCCATCAAAAGTGTTCCCACCCTTTATCAACGAAGTCATTTGTGACGATTCCGACCATTTGTGTTTTCCAACCATTGGAAGATGTGTGCAGCGTTACATACAGTTCACATTTCTTCGCTTTACTGGAGACTTCGAGAGAGATGATACTCTGAGCCAATTATTGGGAATTAATGTTTACATGGAGGAGTGGGAAGATTATGAACAAGATATCAGATCCTGTTGTGAATGCCGGATATTTTCAATATTCGGACGCAAATAA
- the LOC131800216 gene encoding uncharacterized skeletal organic matrix protein 8-like, translating to MKMLMKPPSILAITALLLWIVCISQSADEEEWLHDNIQGLSENDSFGPVVHPCFNTTKNQTVTTPEGQKVLCLVPSEDDLVKDLEALGGFNRRYTAVTKEQVDMYFEDPFKTDSKPIEWESKFTGKRRRSIHENEERSASDETLERKKRSVSVGVQKCEKKATKTSDNFYQLCDECWYITQLPPNKFPRYINEKICGTTGASLMDICAGNTGFCIQKEIIQDLLIQTNQYEKIPSPDPQYSVVYKQVWKPFSQKIRSCCQCQSFTP from the exons ATGAAG ATGTTAATGAAGCCTCCTTCCATACTCGCCATTACCGCGCTTCTCCTGTGGATTGTTTGTATAAGTCAAAGCGCTGACGAAGAAGAGTGGCTCCATGACAATATTCAAGGGCTTTCAGAGAACGATAGTTTTGGGCCCGTGGTCCATCCTTGTTTCAACACCACTAAGAATCAAACCGTCACCACTCCGGAAGGTCAAAAAGTCCTCTGTTTGGTACCTTCTGAGGATGACCTGGTGAAGGACCTTGAAGCGTTGGGCGGGTTCAACAGGCGTTATACGGCCGTCACCAAAGAACAAGTGGACATGTACTTTGAGGATCCTTTCAAAACTGACTCAAAGCCGATCGAATGGGAAAGTAAATTCACTGGAAAACGCCGCCGTTCCATACATGAAAACGAAGAACGCTCCGCCAGCGATGAAACGcttgaacgaaaaaaaagaagtgtGAGCGTAGGTGTTCAGAAATGCGAAAAGAAGGCCACTAAAACATCTGACAACTTCTATCAACTCTGTGATGAATGTTGGTATATCACACAGCTTCCGCCGAATAAGTTTCCTCGGTACATCAACGAAAAAATTTGTGGCACAACTGGCGCATCCCTGATGGATATCTGTGCCGGTAATACAGGCTTTTGTATCCAAAAAGAAATTATCCAAGATCTCCTTATCCAGACCAACCAGTATGAAAAGATTCCGTCACCTGATCCTCAGTACAGCGTGGTCTACAAGCAAGTCTGGAAGCCATTCAGTCAGAAAATCAGAAGCTGCTGCCAGTGTCAGTCCTTTACGCCGTAG
- the LOC131800129 gene encoding uncharacterized protein: MKFFKVILLFSLCIIRFPKANGGTISNKQGGNDIITIPLGNLSAITAPTSSLQASNITLNATSVAPTGGSLNDGSIYATHGTTNLDPSTAMKSTRKPKRTVKRMSKKASRSRRRTKTRKSMKHGVAQSGRGFAIQNSTNYAAKNTTSEQTNILKRSHLSRSKKVHPCNTVQTSAMNYSVGSIMCRRWKSSELQHHMSCLGSYSHRYLASSFKEAQLFKDLDTGRVQDLSSSHIWNHSKHSVQKRYVNINPGETLISRCHARKTTTESGHLRICPTCAAITRQPVTPKRFPEYINELLCDPKMVSNYLPGIDGFCVQKTFTLDLLQFTGDWELDTVLSAEAGFNVYKEKWEIYTQRIRRHCACELLASSPMANFL; this comes from the exons ATGAAGTTTTTTAAG gttATTTTACTCTTTTCTCTGTGCATCATTCGATTTCCAAAAGCCAACGGTGGGACAATTAGCAACAAGCAAGGAGGTAACGATATAATTACCATCCCACTTGGAAACTTATCAGCCATTACGGCTCCTACGTCCAGCCTGCAAGCATCCAATATAACTCTGAATGCAACCAGTGTAGCACCCACTGGAGGATCTTTGAACGATGGAAGTATTTATGCAACCCACGGGACTACAAATTTGGATCCCTCTACAGCAATGAAGTCAACAAGGAAACCTAAAAGGACCGTAAAAAGGATGTCGAAAAAAGCCTCGAGAAGCCGTCGTCGGACTAAGACTAGGAAGAGTATGAAACACGGAGTCGCGCAAAGTGGGAGAGGTTTTGCAATCCAAAACTCCACCAATTATGCCGCTAAAAATACAACATCAGAACAGACCAATATTCTAAAGCGGTCACACCTGTCTCGTTCTAAGAAAGTCCATCCTTGCAACACAGTACAAACATCTGCGATGAATTACAGTGTCGGTAGCATCATGTGTCGCCGGTGGAAGAGCAGTGAGCTACAGCATCATATGAGCTGTTTGGGGTCATATAGTCATCGATATCTGGCATCTTCCTTCAAAGAAGCGCAACTCTTTAAAGATCTTGACACAGGGAGGGTTCAGGACTTAAGTAGCTCCCATATTTGGAATCATTCGAAACACAGCGTTCAAAAAAGATACGTCAACATCAACCCAGGAGAAACATTAATCAGTCGGTGTCACGCGCGAAAAACGACCACAGAATCCGGCCATTTAAGGATCTGCCCAACCTGTGCAGCCATAACACGTCAGCCAGTGACGCCAAAAAGATTTCCGGAGTATATTAATGAGCTGCTGTGCGATCCAAAAATGGTGTCTAATTACCTGCCCGGTATCGATGGCTTCTGTGTGCAGAAAACGTTTACGCTTGATCTTTTACAATTTACTGGGGACTGGGAGTTAGATACCGTACTGAGCGCGGAGGCAGGGTTCAATGTTTATAAGGAAAAATGGGAAATATATACTCAAAGAATACGGCGCCATTGCGCATGCGAGCTGTTGGCTTCAAGCCCGATGGCCAACTTCCTATGA
- the LOC131800099 gene encoding uncharacterized protein, with amino-acid sequence MVPTEEELREQLKSIGGLNKYYAAVTEREAENFTNLLPGPQPPVTNGEEKPFLIIWNHFKSSLSRNRKEFSRKKTYLSRNRKAVSHNGVFENNIVSSKKVRCDYRGGRTETGMIRLCTECQRVSKLSSSRFPRYINEVACDEETPSRKRDKLCCNMEHGMCIQRFILIDFLVSTGKYVEVDSPNPQLYFKAFKQVWEPYTQKIRSCCDFQLW; translated from the coding sequence aTGGTTCCTACAGAGGAAGAATTGAGGGAGCAATTGAAAAGCATAGGAGGGTTAAATAAGTATTATGCAGCGGTGACGGAACGCGAAGCTGAGAATTTCACCAATCTACTTCCTGGCCCTCAACCACCTGTAACAAATGGTGAAGAGAAACCGTTCCTTATCATATGGAATCATTTTAAGTCTTCATTGTCACGCAACAGGAAAGAATTTTCACGGAAAAAGACATACTTGTCACGTAATAGAAAAGCTGTGTCACACAACGGAGTCTTTGAGAACAACATTGTGAGTTCAAAGAAAGTTCGTTGCGACTACCGAGGTGGTCGAACGGAGACCGGAATGATCCGATTGTGTACCGAGTGTCAACGAGTTTCCAAACTAAGTTCCAGTCGATTTCCACGTTATATCAATGAAGTTGCGTGCGATGAAGAAACTCCAAGTCGGAAAAGGGACAAGTTGTGCTGTAACATGGAACACGGAATGTGCATACAGCGTTTTATATTAATTGACTTCCTAGTTAGTACTGGAAAATACGTGGAGGTGGATTCCCCAAATCCTCAGCTATATTTCAAAGCTTTTAAGCAGGTCTGGGAACCGTACACGCAAAAGATTCGTAGTTGCTGTGACTTTCAGCTGtggtaa
- the LOC131800211 gene encoding uncharacterized skeletal organic matrix protein 8-like, whose translation MDFKILLAITAMAFSACLKYSMASGIPSSAEHPTDEPNVNQTDLVFTSLTPVRFKRQSPQFFRCKRHSRAQLIRKLNRLGNQRGGGYGGYNRRFMALTWKDARKFQNLVTTVSTSPLNFSIINNLPLSAPSKAGTLMSRTDCHATENGLLRMCSACPAVTFLGHDRIPSFINEVKCGQGMCSHGVLGHCQAAVMLQQFLYKTGRCNPVTGYEELLPYTQPIRVCCECLVFPIG comes from the exons ATGGACTTTAAAATATTG TTAGCTATAACCGCCATGGCTTTTTCCGCCTGTCTGAAATACTCAATGGCCAGTGGCATTCCCTCGTCCGCGGAGCATCCCACAGATGAGCCAAATGTAAATCAGACGGATTTGGTGTTTACATCACTGACACCTGTCCGTTTTAAGCGACAGAGCCCACAATTTTTTCGTTGCAAGCGCCACAGCCGTGCACAGCTGATCCGAAAACTGAACAGGCTTGGTAATCAACGAGGGGGAGGTTATGGTGGTTATAATCGACGTTTCATGGCACTGACCTGGAAGGATGCTCGAAAATTCCAAAACCTTGTCACAACTGTGAGCACTTCTCCACTTAACTTCTCTATTATCAACAATCTCCCTCTTAGTGCTCCGAGTAAAGCAGGTACACTGATGTCACGCACCGATTGTCATGCAACGGAGAATGGGCTACTACGCATGTGCAGTGCATGTCCTGCTGTCACTTTTTTGGGTCACGATAGGATACCTTCCTTCATCAACGAGGTCAAGTGCGGACAAGGAATGTGTTCACATGGAGTGCTTGGCCATTGTCAAGCAGCGGTAATGCTCCAGCAATTTCTATACAAGACAGGACGGTGTAACCCAGTCACTGGATATGAAGAATTATTGCCCTATACCCAACCAATACGCGTGTGTTGTGAGTGCTTGGTCTTCCCCATTGGTTAA